One region of Malania oleifera isolate guangnan ecotype guangnan chromosome 6, ASM2987363v1, whole genome shotgun sequence genomic DNA includes:
- the LOC131157510 gene encoding mitochondrial-processing peptidase subunit alpha-like: MYRTTASRFRALKGRAANSVPARLASSSAVAARPSSSGGFLSWLTGGRSQSLPPLDFPYQGVTLPPPLPDYVEPGKTKITTLPNGVKVASETSAKPTASIALHVNCGSMYETPVSLGATHLLERMAFKTTTNRSHLRIVREVEAIGGNVTSSASREQMGYYFDALKTYVPEMVELLIDCVRNPAFLDWEVNEQLQNVKAQIAEASNNPEGLLMEAIHSAGYSGALAIPLLAPESALSRLNGTILEEFVAENYTAPRMVLSASGVEHEELLSIAKPLLSDLPKVPSQEEPKSVYIGGDYRCQADTGKTYFALAFGVPSGWCNIKEAVTLTVLQMLMGGGGSFSAGGPGKGMYSRLYLRVLNEHQEFNSFSAFNSIYNDTGIFGVLACTTPDFVPKAIEIAAKELIAVTKPGEVDQVQINRAKQSTKSAILMNLESRTVASEDIGRQILTYGERKPVEHFLEAVDAITPKDIASIAQKLFSSPVTMAAYGDVLNFPSYDSVSRMFSSK, encoded by the exons ATGTACAGAACAACAGCTTCACGATTCAGAGCTCTCAAG GGCCGTGCGGCTAATAGTGTGCCTGCTAGACTTGCGAGTTCGAGTGCTGTTGCTGCAAGGCCATCCTCTTCAGGGGGTTTTTTAAGCTGGTTGACTGGGGGACGGTCTCAGTCTCTTCCTCCCCTAGACTTCCCCTATCAGGGTGTTACACTGCCACCTCCACTACCTGATTATGTTGAACCAGGCAAAACCAAGATAACAACTCTACCTAATGGTGTCAAAGTGGCCTCAGAGACATCAGCG AAACCCACAGCATCAATTGCATTGCATGTTAATTGTGGCTCAATGTACGAGACACCAGTCTCATTGGGTGCTACACACCTGCTTGAACGCATGGCTTTTAAGACCACTACAAACAGGAGTCACTTGCGCATTGTTCGGGAAGTGGAGGCAATTGGTGGCAATGTCACATCCTCAGCTTCTCGGGAGCAGATGGGTTACTACTTTGATGCCTTGAAGACTTATGTTCCTGAAATGGTAGAGCTGCTTATTGACTGTGTGAGGAATCCTGCATTCTTGGATTGGGAGGTCAATGAACAG CTGCAGAACGTTAAGGCTCAGATTGCAGAAGCTTCCAACAACCCTGAAGGCTTGCTCATGGAAGCAATTCACTCTGCTGGATATTCTGGTGCACTGGCGATTCCTTTGTTAGCCCCTGAATCTGCTTTAAGTAGATTGAATGGTACAATTTTGGAGGAATTTGTTGCT gaaaattatacTGCTCCTCGGATGGTACTTTCAGCTTCTGGTGTTGAGCATGAGGAACTGTTATCCATTGCTAAACCACTTCTATCTGACCTACCCAAAGTGCCTTCCCAAGAGGAGCCAAAGTCTGTGTACATTGGAGGCGATTACAGATGTCAAGCTGATACAGGG AAAACATATTTTGCTCTTGCATTTGGAGTTCCTAGTGGTTGGTGTAACATAAAGGAAGCTGTGACTTTAACCGTTCTTCAG ATGCTGATGGGAGGAGGGGGTTCTTTTTCTGCTGGTGGTCCTGGTAAAGGGATGTACTCACGGCTGT ATCTTCGCGTCTTAAATGAGCATCaagaatttaattcattttctgcaTTCAACAGTATCTATAACGATACAGGCATTTTTGGAGTTCTAGCTTGTACT ACCCCTGATTTTGTTCCCAAAGCCATTGAAATAGCAGCTAAAGAACTTATTGCAGTAACAAAACCTGGAGAAG TTGATCAGGTACAGATCAATCGTGCAAAACAGTCAACAAAGTCTGCCATTCTGATGAATCTCGAGTCCAGA ACTGTTGCATCTGAAGATATAGGTAGACAAATTTTGACATATGGAGAAAG GAAACCTGTGGAGCATTTCTTGGAGGCTGTAGATGCAATTACTCCAAAGGATATTGCCTCAATTGCACAGAAACTCTTTTCTTCTCCTGTCACAATGGCTGCATATGGAGATG TGCTAAACTTCCCAAGCTATGATTCAGTCAGCAGGATGTTTTCTTCAAAGTGA